The following coding sequences lie in one Pseudomonas syringae CC1557 genomic window:
- a CDS encoding lipocalin-like domain-containing protein, with amino-acid sequence MNIKKWLMPLAVALLLAGCDEKSQPESGFAGLGNTADAYTQVTPGKVFSFPEDHGQHPGFRIEWWYITATLKDDAGQPFGVQWTLFRSALRPGKQPGSGWNEGTIWLGHAAATSSSGHYVAERYARGGIGQANVTQAPFSAWIDDWAFTSNAQTGDPLTTIQLKASGKDFRYELHLTSSKPLVLQGDQGYSQKSEAGQASYYYSQPFFKAKGSMEIEGKTHQVTGDAWLDREWSSQPLTANQSGWDWFSLQLADGDRLMLYRIRHKSGEPYLTGNWISADGTTKMLHANEVSLEPLKETSIGEHQVPTRWAIKIPGRNLDITTEALNPKAWMGTSIPYWEGPVKFSGSQEGVGYLEMTGY; translated from the coding sequence ATGAACATTAAGAAGTGGCTGATGCCGCTGGCCGTCGCGTTGCTGCTCGCTGGCTGCGATGAAAAATCGCAACCTGAAAGCGGTTTCGCGGGGCTGGGCAATACCGCCGATGCTTACACACAGGTCACGCCGGGCAAGGTCTTTTCATTCCCCGAAGACCATGGCCAGCACCCTGGCTTTCGCATCGAATGGTGGTACATCACCGCCACCTTGAAAGATGACGCAGGCCAGCCATTCGGTGTGCAGTGGACCTTGTTCCGCAGCGCCCTGCGCCCTGGCAAACAGCCTGGCAGCGGCTGGAATGAGGGCACGATCTGGCTGGGCCATGCGGCGGCGACCTCAAGCAGCGGCCATTACGTGGCAGAGCGCTACGCACGCGGCGGAATCGGGCAGGCCAACGTGACGCAGGCGCCCTTCTCGGCCTGGATCGACGACTGGGCATTCACCAGCAACGCCCAGACCGGCGACCCGCTGACCACGATACAGCTGAAAGCCAGCGGCAAGGATTTCCGCTACGAACTGCACCTCACTTCCAGCAAACCGCTGGTGCTGCAGGGTGATCAAGGCTACAGCCAGAAATCCGAGGCAGGTCAGGCCTCCTACTATTACAGCCAGCCATTCTTCAAGGCCAAAGGCAGTATGGAAATCGAGGGCAAAACCCATCAGGTCACCGGCGACGCCTGGCTGGACCGGGAATGGAGCAGTCAGCCATTGACCGCCAATCAGAGCGGCTGGGACTGGTTCTCCCTGCAACTGGCAGACGGCGACCGCCTGATGCTTTATCGCATCCGCCACAAGAGCGGCGAGCCTTACCTGACCGGCAACTGGATCAGTGCCGATGGCACCACGAAAATGCTTCACGCCAACGAAGTCAGCCTCGAACCCCTCAAGGAGACTTCAATCGGCGAGCATCAGGTGCCGACCCGTTGGGCAATCAAAATTCCCGGCAGAAACCTGGATATCACCACCGAAGCACTAAACCCCAAGGCTTGGATGGGCACCAGCATTCCTTACTGGGAAGGCCCGGTGAAGTTCAGTGGTAGCCAAGAGGGAGTTGGGTATCTGGAGATGACCGGGTATTGA
- a CDS encoding FtsX-like permease family protein has protein sequence MRVFYWTLRALLSHWRRHPVQFFSVLTGLWLATALLTGVQALNSQARESYQRASQLIGGEPQTSISATSGGLFSQDLFIALRRNGWPVSPMLQGRIVLKGLEDQRVQLMGIEPVTLPTGSALAGQTLDQDQIVDFLTPPGMTWIAPQTLQTLGLKEGQQPLTENGMALPPLRVKADMAPGVLLTDIGFAQPLLGQPGQLSRMLLSKDFAQQSPVLPPAMNNLLVIKKSGEENNLERLTESFHLNLNALGVLSFIVGLFIVHAAIGLALEQRRGLLRNLRACGVSARVLITTLGVELGALALLGGMFGVVSGYLLASLLLPDVAASLRGLYGAEVAGQLNLSLWWWLSGIGLSLLGALLAGANSLLRAARLPLLALADAQAWQQAHARWLRRQAWVAASGALVALAALLFGNTLMLGFVMMSALLLSAALGLPVLLDAMLGGLLKRSRSVLGQWFVADCRQQLPALSLALMALLLAMAANIGAGSMTSGFRGTFNSWLEQRLTAELYVSPQDPTQAEPLQTWLSQQADVRAVLPNWQVPVQIQGWPADLFGVIDHSTYRQHWELLESVSGDPWNLLRDEDTVMLSEQLARRLDLGLDDTLDIAVPSGKWTVRIVGIYADYGNPKGHLLVNSNHLLAHWPQLTPVRFNLRMDQAAVTPLVTHLQDRFTLDDNHIIDQSQLKRWSSQVFERTFAATAALNSLTLGVAGVALFISLLTQSQSRLGQLAPLWALGVTRRQLMLLNLGQTWLLAVLTLVLALPLGLMLAWCLDAVINVRAFGWRLPLQVFPLQLLQLMALAILATLLASAWPLLKLYRSRPADLLRTFANEH, from the coding sequence ATGCGGGTTTTCTACTGGACCCTACGCGCCCTGCTGAGCCACTGGCGACGCCATCCGGTGCAGTTTTTCAGCGTGTTGACCGGCTTATGGCTGGCCACCGCATTATTGACCGGCGTACAGGCGCTTAACAGTCAGGCGCGCGAGAGTTATCAGCGGGCCAGCCAGTTGATCGGCGGCGAACCGCAGACCAGCATTTCGGCCACCAGCGGCGGGCTGTTCTCTCAGGACCTGTTCATCGCGCTGCGCCGCAACGGCTGGCCCGTCTCGCCCATGCTGCAAGGGCGCATCGTGCTCAAAGGGCTGGAAGATCAGCGCGTGCAACTGATGGGCATCGAGCCGGTGACGTTGCCGACGGGCTCGGCACTGGCCGGACAAACCCTGGACCAGGATCAGATCGTCGACTTCCTTACGCCGCCGGGCATGACCTGGATTGCGCCGCAAACGCTGCAAACACTGGGGCTGAAGGAAGGTCAGCAGCCGCTCACCGAAAACGGTATGGCCTTGCCACCGCTGCGCGTCAAAGCCGACATGGCACCCGGCGTGCTGCTGACCGACATAGGCTTCGCGCAACCGCTGCTCGGCCAGCCTGGGCAGTTGTCCCGAATGCTGCTGAGCAAGGATTTTGCGCAGCAGAGCCCAGTGCTGCCCCCCGCAATGAACAACCTGCTGGTCATCAAGAAAAGCGGCGAAGAGAACAACCTTGAGCGCCTGACCGAAAGCTTTCACCTGAATCTGAATGCACTCGGGGTGCTGTCATTCATTGTCGGTCTGTTCATCGTCCATGCGGCCATTGGTCTGGCACTGGAGCAACGCCGCGGCCTGCTGCGCAACCTGCGCGCCTGCGGGGTCAGTGCCCGCGTGCTGATTACCACGCTTGGCGTCGAGCTGGGCGCGCTGGCCCTGCTGGGCGGTATGTTCGGCGTGGTCAGCGGCTACCTGCTGGCCAGTCTGCTGCTGCCGGATGTCGCGGCCAGCCTGCGGGGCCTGTATGGGGCCGAGGTCGCCGGCCAGTTGAACCTGAGCCTGTGGTGGTGGCTGAGCGGCATCGGCTTGAGTCTGCTTGGCGCGTTGCTCGCCGGTGCCAACAGCCTGCTGCGTGCGGCACGCTTGCCATTGCTGGCGCTGGCCGATGCGCAAGCGTGGCAGCAAGCTCATGCGCGCTGGCTGCGACGGCAAGCCTGGGTGGCCGCCAGCGGTGCGCTGGTCGCCCTTGCGGCCTTGCTGTTCGGCAACACGCTGATGCTGGGTTTTGTGATGATGTCTGCTCTGTTGCTCAGCGCTGCGCTGGGCCTTCCCGTATTGCTGGATGCAATGCTCGGCGGCCTGCTGAAGCGCAGCCGCTCGGTACTTGGGCAGTGGTTTGTCGCTGACTGCCGCCAACAGTTGCCCGCCTTGAGCCTGGCGCTGATGGCTCTGCTGCTGGCGATGGCGGCGAATATCGGCGCTGGCAGCATGACATCGGGCTTCAGGGGGACCTTCAACAGCTGGCTGGAACAACGCCTGACTGCCGAGTTGTATGTCAGCCCGCAAGACCCGACGCAGGCCGAGCCGCTGCAAACCTGGCTGAGCCAGCAAGCGGATGTCCGCGCCGTGTTGCCCAACTGGCAGGTGCCGGTGCAAATCCAGGGCTGGCCTGCCGACCTGTTTGGCGTGATCGATCACAGCACCTATCGCCAGCACTGGGAGTTACTCGAATCCGTGTCAGGCGATCCGTGGAATCTGTTGCGCGATGAAGACACGGTGATGCTCAGCGAACAGTTGGCGCGTCGCCTTGATCTGGGGCTGGACGATACGCTGGACATCGCGGTGCCCAGCGGCAAGTGGACGGTGCGTATCGTCGGGATTTACGCCGACTATGGCAATCCCAAAGGCCATTTGCTGGTCAACTCGAACCACCTGCTCGCCCACTGGCCGCAATTGACGCCGGTCCGTTTCAACCTGAGGATGGATCAGGCGGCAGTCACGCCCTTGGTGACCCACCTGCAAGACCGCTTCACGCTGGACGATAACCACATCATCGATCAGAGCCAGCTCAAGCGCTGGTCGAGCCAGGTCTTCGAACGCACCTTCGCCGCCACCGCCGCCCTCAACAGCCTGACACTGGGCGTGGCTGGCGTGGCGTTGTTCATCAGCCTGCTGACTCAGAGTCAAAGCCGTCTCGGGCAGCTCGCTCCGTTGTGGGCATTGGGTGTGACGCGGCGGCAACTGATGCTGCTCAATCTGGGGCAGACCTGGCTGCTGGCGGTATTGACGCTGGTACTCGCGCTGCCGCTGGGCTTGATGCTGGCGTGGTGCCTGGACGCGGTGATCAACGTCAGGGCCTTTGGCTGGCGCCTGCCGTTGCAGGTCTTCCCGCTGCAATTGCTGCAACTGATGGCGCTGGCAATACTGGCAACTTTACTGGCCTCGGCCTGGCCGCTGCTGAAGCTGTACCGCAGTCGCCCAGCGGATTTACTGAGGACCTTCGCCAATGAACATTAA
- a CDS encoding ABC transporter ATP-binding protein, whose protein sequence is MLQVRNVFKSYTTAQGPLAVLRGVDLQLAQGESLALMGESGSGKSTLLHLAAGLDQVDGGTIDVAGQRLDLMNESQLANWRRTEIGLVFQQFNLIGSLKIADNLAFQARLAGRYDAAWQAQLIERLGLGDLLDRYPEQLSGGQQQRVAIGRALASRPGLLLADEPTGNLDEATSDEVLQLLLDLLGDSTTSLLMVTHSPRVAERLARRVVLHHGRLATEGER, encoded by the coding sequence ATGTTGCAAGTGCGAAACGTATTCAAGAGCTACACCACGGCACAAGGCCCTCTGGCCGTGTTGCGCGGAGTGGATCTGCAATTGGCGCAGGGGGAGAGCCTGGCGCTGATGGGGGAATCGGGCAGTGGCAAAAGTACGTTGCTGCATCTGGCCGCCGGGCTGGATCAGGTCGATGGCGGCACAATAGACGTAGCGGGCCAGCGTCTGGACCTCATGAACGAGAGCCAGCTGGCGAATTGGCGGCGTACCGAAATCGGCCTGGTGTTTCAGCAGTTCAACCTGATCGGCAGCCTGAAGATCGCCGACAATCTGGCGTTTCAGGCGCGATTGGCCGGGCGTTATGACGCGGCCTGGCAGGCGCAATTGATCGAGCGACTGGGCCTCGGCGATCTGCTGGATCGCTACCCCGAGCAACTGTCCGGCGGCCAGCAACAGCGTGTCGCCATCGGCCGCGCCCTTGCATCACGCCCCGGTCTGTTGCTGGCCGACGAACCCACTGGCAACCTCGACGAAGCCACCAGCGACGAAGTGTTGCAGCTGTTGCTGGACCTGCTCGGCGACAGCACTACCAGCCTGTTGATGGTCACCCACAGCCCTCGGGTTGCTGAACGCCTGGCGCGCCGGGTGGTGCTGCATCATGGGCGCCTGGCAACCGAAGGCGAACGCTGA
- the mnmC gene encoding bifunctional tRNA (5-methylaminomethyl-2-thiouridine)(34)-methyltransferase MnmD/FAD-dependent 5-carboxymethylaminomethyl-2-thiouridine(34) oxidoreductase MnmC, giving the protein MTITRHAQIDWDEHGNPRSRDFSDVYFSTESGLDETRHVFLVQNDLHRRFTELPAGGRLIIGETGFGTGLNFLCAWQLFEACAPAGARLHFVSVEKYPLSRTDLQRALALWPELSTFAQQLLKQYVAVHEGFQRLVFDGGRVTLTLLVGDALQMLPQLDGPIDAWFLDGFAPAKNPEMWTPELFAELARLSTSATTIGTFTSTGWVRRSLNAAGFKMKRVPGIGHKWEVLRGAFIAWPEGVTAAPVAKPWFARPAPQTGERKALVIGAGLAGCATAESLAQRGWHVSLLERHAAPAQEASGNPQGVLYLKLSAHGTALSQLILSGFGHTRRLLERLQRGVDWDACGVLQLTFDDKEALRQKQLAEAFPDTLLHLLDQPQAEAQSGIALKSGGLFYPEGGWVHPPALCHAQIAHPNIRLITHCQALELRRVDDQWQVWGGEQLIDSAPVVVLTGAADIKQFSQSAELPLKRIRGQITRLPKTQASTALRSVVCAEGYVAPARQGEHTLGASFDFNSTDLTPNLADHLDNLGLLREISADLTARLEAVDLPPEQLQGRAAFRCTSPDYLPIVGPLADRDAFVQAYAALGKDARQVPDTDCPWLEGLYVNSGHGSRGLITAPLSAELIVAWLDNEPLPLPRSVAEACHPNRFALRSLIRGGGK; this is encoded by the coding sequence ATGACCATTACCCGCCACGCCCAGATCGACTGGGACGAACACGGCAATCCGCGTTCCCGTGATTTTTCCGACGTGTACTTTTCCACCGAGTCTGGTCTGGACGAGACACGCCACGTGTTTCTGGTGCAAAACGATTTGCACCGGCGTTTCACCGAATTGCCGGCTGGCGGGCGGCTGATCATTGGCGAGACAGGTTTCGGCACCGGGCTGAATTTTCTGTGTGCCTGGCAGTTGTTCGAAGCGTGCGCGCCTGCGGGTGCCCGTCTGCATTTCGTCAGCGTCGAAAAATACCCGCTGAGCCGCACTGATCTGCAACGTGCCCTTGCCTTATGGCCGGAACTGTCGACATTCGCGCAGCAATTGCTCAAACAGTACGTTGCGGTGCATGAAGGCTTTCAGCGTCTGGTGTTTGACGGCGGCCGGGTCACGCTGACGCTGCTGGTTGGCGATGCCTTGCAGATGTTGCCGCAACTGGACGGGCCGATTGATGCGTGGTTTCTCGACGGCTTCGCGCCGGCGAAAAACCCGGAAATGTGGACCCCGGAGCTGTTTGCCGAACTGGCACGACTGTCTACATCGGCCACCACCATTGGCACATTCACCAGCACTGGTTGGGTGCGTCGCTCGCTGAACGCGGCCGGCTTCAAGATGAAGCGGGTGCCGGGTATTGGCCACAAGTGGGAGGTGCTGCGCGGTGCTTTCATCGCCTGGCCAGAAGGCGTGACAGCGGCGCCCGTTGCCAAACCCTGGTTCGCCCGCCCGGCCCCGCAAACAGGTGAGCGCAAGGCGCTGGTGATCGGTGCCGGGCTGGCCGGGTGTGCCACCGCAGAAAGCCTTGCGCAACGTGGCTGGCACGTCAGCCTGCTGGAGCGCCATGCGGCACCAGCGCAGGAAGCGTCGGGCAATCCGCAAGGCGTGCTGTACCTGAAACTGTCGGCGCATGGCACCGCGCTGTCACAGCTGATCCTCAGTGGTTTTGGCCACACGCGCAGGCTGCTTGAACGCTTGCAGCGTGGCGTCGACTGGGACGCTTGCGGCGTGCTGCAATTGACCTTCGACGACAAGGAAGCGCTGCGTCAGAAGCAATTGGCCGAAGCCTTCCCGGACACCTTGCTGCACCTGCTGGACCAGCCCCAGGCCGAAGCGCAGAGCGGCATTGCGCTTAAGAGTGGCGGGCTGTTTTACCCTGAAGGCGGCTGGGTTCATCCGCCTGCGTTGTGTCATGCACAGATCGCGCACCCGAATATCCGCCTGATCACTCATTGCCAGGCGCTGGAGCTGAGGCGTGTCGATGATCAATGGCAGGTTTGGGGTGGCGAGCAACTGATCGACAGTGCTCCGGTCGTGGTGCTGACCGGGGCGGCTGATATCAAACAGTTTTCGCAGAGCGCCGAGTTGCCGCTCAAACGCATTCGTGGGCAGATCACCCGCCTGCCGAAGACTCAGGCCAGTACGGCGTTGCGTAGCGTGGTGTGTGCCGAGGGTTACGTGGCACCGGCGCGGCAGGGCGAACACACGCTGGGCGCCAGTTTCGACTTCAACAGCACGGATCTGACGCCGAACCTGGCGGATCACCTGGACAACCTGGGGCTGTTGCGGGAGATATCGGCAGACCTCACTGCACGCCTTGAAGCCGTCGACTTGCCGCCCGAGCAGTTGCAAGGTCGCGCCGCATTTCGCTGCACCAGCCCGGATTACCTGCCTATCGTCGGTCCGCTGGCCGACCGCGATGCATTTGTGCAGGCCTATGCAGCACTGGGCAAGGATGCGCGACAGGTGCCGGACACCGACTGCCCATGGCTGGAGGGTCTGTACGTCAACAGCGGCCATGGCTCACGCGGCCTGATAACCGCCCCGCTGTCCGCAGAGTTGATCGTCGCCTGGCTGGACAACGAACCGTTGCCGTTGCCACGCAGCGTGGCCGAGGCGTGTCATCCCAACCGGTTTGCATTGCGCAGTCTGATCCGCGGCGGCGGGAAGTAG
- the pap gene encoding polyphosphate:AMP phosphotransferase: protein MFESAEIGHAIDDDTYEAALPELREALLEAQIDLHEQAGRQIIVLINGIEGAGKGETVKLLSEWMDPRLIEVRTFDQQTDEELAHPPAWRYWRQLPAKGRMGIFFGNWYSQMLQDRVHGRYKDAVLDQAISGAERLEKMLCDEGALIFKFWFHLSKKQMKRRLKTLKDDPLHSWRISPLDWQQSRTYDKFVRFGERVLRRTSREYAPWHVIEGVDANYRSLTVGRLLLEGMQAALNKAEPVASALTVGPLAIHSDERTLLDSLDLSLNLDKDDYQQQLITEQARLAGNMRDKRMKSHALVAVFEGNDAAGKGGAIRRVAAALDPRQYAIVPIAAPTQDERAQPYLWRFWRQIPGRGKFTIFDRSWYGRVLVERVEGFCSESDWKRAYAEINDFEEQLTDAGVVVVKFWLAIDQQTQLERFQEREKIPFKRYKITEDDWRNRKKWPDYRQAVGDMVDRTSTEIAPWTLIEANDKRWARVKVLRTLNEALEAAFARDKKK, encoded by the coding sequence ATGTTTGAATCTGCTGAAATCGGTCATGCCATTGACGATGATACCTATGAGGCAGCCCTGCCCGAACTGCGTGAAGCGTTGCTGGAAGCACAGATAGACCTGCACGAGCAGGCCGGTCGGCAGATCATCGTGCTGATCAACGGCATAGAGGGTGCGGGGAAGGGCGAGACCGTCAAACTGCTCAGCGAATGGATGGACCCGCGCTTGATAGAAGTGCGCACCTTCGATCAGCAAACCGACGAAGAACTGGCGCATCCGCCTGCCTGGCGCTACTGGCGACAATTGCCCGCCAAAGGCCGCATGGGGATTTTCTTCGGCAACTGGTACAGCCAGATGCTGCAGGATCGTGTGCATGGTCGTTACAAGGACGCAGTGCTGGATCAGGCCATCAGCGGCGCCGAACGCTTGGAAAAGATGCTCTGTGATGAGGGCGCGCTGATCTTCAAGTTCTGGTTTCACCTCTCCAAGAAGCAGATGAAGCGGCGCCTCAAGACCCTCAAGGACGACCCGCTGCACAGCTGGCGTATCAGCCCGTTGGATTGGCAGCAGTCCAGGACCTACGACAAATTCGTGCGCTTCGGTGAGCGGGTGTTGCGCCGCACCAGTCGCGAGTACGCGCCCTGGCATGTGATCGAAGGGGTGGACGCCAACTATCGCAGCCTGACGGTCGGTCGCCTGCTGCTGGAAGGCATGCAGGCCGCTCTCAATAAAGCCGAGCCTGTGGCAAGCGCGCTGACGGTCGGGCCGCTGGCAATCCATAGCGATGAACGCACCTTACTGGACAGTCTCGATCTGAGCCTGAACCTGGATAAGGACGACTACCAGCAACAACTGATCACCGAGCAGGCGCGGCTGGCTGGCAACATGCGCGACAAACGCATGAAAAGCCACGCACTGGTGGCGGTGTTTGAAGGCAATGACGCGGCAGGCAAAGGCGGGGCGATCCGACGCGTCGCGGCGGCGCTGGACCCACGCCAGTACGCCATCGTGCCCATCGCCGCGCCGACTCAGGACGAGCGTGCGCAGCCTTATCTATGGCGTTTCTGGCGACAGATTCCGGGTCGTGGCAAATTCACCATTTTTGACCGTTCCTGGTACGGCCGCGTATTGGTGGAGCGGGTTGAAGGATTTTGCAGTGAGTCTGACTGGAAGCGCGCCTACGCCGAAATCAACGACTTTGAAGAACAACTCACTGACGCGGGCGTGGTGGTCGTCAAATTCTGGCTGGCGATTGATCAACAGACCCAGCTGGAGCGCTTTCAGGAGCGCGAAAAGATCCCGTTCAAACGCTACAAGATCACTGAAGACGACTGGCGCAACCGCAAGAAATGGCCTGATTATCGTCAGGCGGTGGGCGATATGGTGGATCGCACCAGCACCGAGATCGCGCCCTGGACGCTGATCGAGGCCAATGACAAGCGCTGGGCCAGGGTCAAAGTATTGCGCACCCTCAACGAGGCACTGGAAGCCGCGTTCGCCAGGGACAAGAAGAAGTGA
- a CDS encoding YbaN family protein: MAQDSPRTSRHWWVRYLLMAVGWVSVVLGVIGIFLPVLPTTPFLLLAAACFARSSPRFYQWLINHRQLGPWIRDYLEGNGIPLKGKVYAIGLMWVSIGFSCYLVPSIWARAFMLTSAVLVTVYILRQKTRHLSGE, from the coding sequence ATGGCGCAAGACTCACCGCGCACCAGCCGCCATTGGTGGGTGCGCTATCTGCTTATGGCCGTCGGCTGGGTGAGCGTGGTGCTGGGGGTTATCGGTATTTTCCTGCCGGTGCTGCCCACCACGCCTTTTCTCCTGCTGGCAGCTGCCTGCTTCGCGCGCAGTTCTCCACGCTTTTACCAGTGGCTGATCAATCATCGCCAGCTCGGCCCGTGGATTCGTGATTATCTTGAAGGCAACGGTATTCCGCTCAAGGGCAAGGTCTACGCTATTGGCCTGATGTGGGTCAGCATCGGTTTTTCATGCTATCTGGTGCCCTCGATCTGGGCACGCGCGTTCATGCTGACCAGTGCAGTGCTGGTGACGGTCTACATTCTCAGGCAGAAGACCAGACACTTGTCAGGCGAATAA
- a CDS encoding YecA family protein has translation MSFAEQLTRLQVFLDADELHDEALDYVAAHGYLTALSICAEEVPEREWIDALFSEPPHYSSEEQQIEVEATLVALKAHIARQLASDEEFDLPCDLDLGDDPDDSDLRGWCIGFMEGVFLRENAWFESAEEEVSEMLLPIMVGSGLFDEQPEFSDIAQDANLMDDMIVQIPEALTALYLLCQAPDEKPAILKPRHH, from the coding sequence ATGTCCTTCGCTGAGCAATTAACCCGCCTGCAAGTCTTCCTCGATGCAGATGAACTGCACGATGAAGCACTGGACTACGTGGCCGCGCATGGCTACCTGACCGCCCTGTCCATTTGCGCCGAAGAAGTGCCGGAGCGCGAGTGGATCGACGCCCTGTTCTCCGAGCCGCCACATTACTCCAGCGAAGAGCAGCAGATCGAAGTCGAAGCGACTCTGGTTGCACTCAAGGCGCACATTGCCCGCCAACTGGCGTCGGACGAAGAGTTTGACCTGCCATGCGACCTGGACCTGGGCGACGACCCGGATGATTCGGATCTGCGCGGCTGGTGCATCGGTTTCATGGAAGGCGTGTTCCTGCGTGAGAACGCCTGGTTCGAAAGTGCCGAGGAAGAAGTCAGCGAGATGCTGTTGCCGATCATGGTCGGTTCGGGCCTGTTCGACGAGCAGCCTGAATTTTCCGACATCGCTCAGGACGCCAACCTGATGGACGACATGATCGTGCAGATCCCTGAAGCGCTGACCGCGCTGTATCTGCTGTGCCAGGCGCCGGACGAAAAGCCGGCGATCCTCAAGCCTCGCCACCACTGA